Proteins co-encoded in one Waddlia chondrophila WSU 86-1044 genomic window:
- a CDS encoding NAD-dependent succinate-semialdehyde dehydrogenase codes for MNIAQFLDQPAIGFFVGGSFSPCRHALTEDLISPYTKEKWKSYIPANEQDVKHAITTAKKAFPMWKNTPAPERGRLLRKIGDLLLENSSTFANLMAHEMGKPITQGKGEVSYTAGYFHWFASEAERIYGMTIPSQFPAKELTIQYEPVGICAAITPWNFPIAMAGRKIAAALAAGCTIINKPSRESPISMLLFAYLCQAANLPEGVVNIIPGPEEIIGKVLLASSDIRKLSFTGSTETGKYLYRKSADTLKKLTMELGGHAPLLVFDDANIDIAVAGTIASKFRNNGQTCVCPNRIFVQKSIYNAFLDKFAEETAKLKVGDPLDPQSDLSPILHPTAESKVKKHIADAQEKGAEIILQGSFPYEPCILSQVTSDMLIYKEETFGPVAAVIPFSTEREGVEMANDTPFGLASYFFSQDLSRCKRVASALQYGIVGVNDPLPSTYQASFGGIKSSGFGREGGPTAIKEYLVEKYISTSINAGN; via the coding sequence ATGAACATTGCTCAATTTTTAGACCAGCCTGCAATCGGCTTTTTTGTGGGAGGAAGCTTTTCTCCCTGCCGCCATGCCTTAACTGAAGATCTCATCAGTCCTTATACAAAAGAAAAATGGAAAAGCTACATCCCTGCTAATGAACAGGATGTCAAACATGCAATAACCACGGCTAAAAAAGCTTTTCCCATGTGGAAAAACACTCCCGCACCGGAAAGAGGGCGTCTTTTGCGCAAAATCGGAGACTTGCTCTTAGAAAACAGCAGCACTTTCGCCAATCTAATGGCGCATGAGATGGGCAAGCCGATCACTCAAGGCAAAGGGGAAGTGAGCTACACAGCAGGCTATTTTCATTGGTTTGCCAGCGAAGCGGAAAGAATATACGGCATGACGATCCCGTCCCAATTTCCTGCCAAAGAGCTGACAATTCAGTACGAGCCTGTAGGGATCTGCGCTGCGATTACCCCATGGAATTTCCCGATTGCAATGGCAGGAAGAAAAATTGCCGCAGCACTTGCTGCCGGCTGCACAATCATCAACAAACCCAGCAGAGAAAGCCCTATTTCCATGCTGCTATTTGCTTACCTATGCCAAGCAGCTAACCTTCCGGAAGGGGTTGTCAATATCATTCCTGGTCCGGAAGAGATCATCGGCAAGGTCTTGCTCGCCTCATCCGATATACGCAAGCTTTCATTCACCGGAAGCACTGAGACGGGGAAATATCTTTACCGCAAATCAGCAGACACATTGAAAAAGCTGACAATGGAATTGGGAGGGCACGCTCCTCTTCTGGTCTTCGACGATGCAAACATCGACATTGCCGTCGCAGGAACAATTGCTTCAAAATTCCGCAACAACGGCCAAACCTGCGTTTGCCCTAATCGCATTTTTGTGCAAAAAAGCATTTACAACGCTTTTCTCGATAAATTTGCCGAAGAGACGGCAAAATTGAAAGTCGGCGATCCCCTGGATCCTCAGTCCGATTTGTCACCCATTCTACATCCAACAGCTGAATCAAAGGTCAAAAAGCACATTGCCGACGCACAAGAAAAGGGAGCTGAAATTATTTTGCAAGGAAGCTTCCCTTACGAGCCTTGCATCCTCAGCCAGGTGACGAGCGACATGCTGATTTACAAAGAAGAGACATTCGGCCCAGTAGCGGCTGTCATCCCTTTTTCAACCGAACGAGAAGGAGTAGAAATGGCAAACGATACCCCATTTGGCTTAGCCTCCTACTTTTTTTCACAAGATTTATCGCGCTGCAAACGAGTAGCCTCGGCTCTTCAATATGGCATTGTCGGGGTCAACGACCCTCTTCCCAGCACTTATCAAGCCTCATTTGGGGGAATCAAATCCTCCGGTTTCGGCCGTGAAGGGGGGCCGACAGCGATCAAAGAGTATCTGGTGGAGAAGTACATCTCAACATCAATAAATGCCGGGAATTAA
- a CDS encoding 7-dehydrocholesterol reductase: MAATTTNVQTRNWGRAWETTWLSLFSTIALLATAPMMVLYCYIACVRFRGSLIGPAYALASGAVSLDSLFPSFEVGIFALYLGWFAFQLLLYLGLPDLLHRILPRYRGGRQEGAVTPAGKQLVYQINGLQAWLISHLFFGIGAYVLGWFSPSIIAENWGGFLIVTNVMGYLTAIFVYVKAYRFPSNAEDRKFSGNPLYDFFMGIEFNPRIGKFDFKLFFNGRPGIIAWTLINWSFAAKQYADLGYLPNSMLLVNVLQAIYVLDFFWHETWYLKTIDICHDHFGWMLSWGDLVWLPYMYTLQGLYLLYHPVDLSTGFALFVLTLGVVGYAIFRSANHQKDHFRRVQGKEPIWGKMPEFISCQYTAADGSLHHTKLLLSGWWGRARHMNYTGDLMLSLAYCLACGFSHLLPYFYFVYMTILLVNRCYRDEHRCENKYGDAWRKYCRRVPYRLIPGIY; the protein is encoded by the coding sequence TTCAACGATCGCTTTGCTTGCCACAGCGCCAATGATGGTGCTTTATTGCTACATTGCTTGCGTCCGCTTCAGAGGTTCTTTGATCGGGCCCGCTTATGCGTTAGCATCCGGGGCTGTTTCTCTTGATTCACTGTTTCCCTCTTTCGAAGTGGGCATTTTTGCGTTGTATTTAGGGTGGTTTGCGTTTCAATTGCTCCTCTATCTCGGGTTGCCGGATCTTCTCCATCGCATTCTTCCCCGCTATCGCGGAGGGCGCCAAGAGGGGGCGGTCACTCCGGCAGGCAAACAGCTTGTTTATCAAATCAATGGCTTGCAAGCGTGGTTAATCTCACATCTCTTTTTCGGGATTGGCGCTTATGTTTTGGGATGGTTTTCTCCAAGTATCATTGCGGAGAACTGGGGAGGGTTTTTGATCGTAACCAACGTGATGGGGTATTTAACAGCGATTTTCGTCTATGTGAAGGCTTACCGTTTTCCTTCCAATGCAGAAGATCGGAAATTCAGTGGAAATCCTTTGTACGATTTTTTCATGGGAATCGAGTTCAATCCCCGCATCGGAAAATTTGACTTCAAACTCTTTTTCAATGGACGTCCCGGGATCATTGCTTGGACGTTAATCAACTGGTCATTTGCTGCAAAGCAATATGCGGATTTGGGATATTTACCTAATTCAATGCTCCTTGTCAATGTGCTTCAAGCCATCTATGTGTTGGATTTTTTCTGGCACGAGACTTGGTATTTGAAAACCATCGACATTTGCCACGATCATTTTGGCTGGATGCTTTCCTGGGGTGATCTCGTTTGGCTGCCGTATATGTATACTTTGCAAGGGTTGTATCTTCTGTATCATCCCGTCGACTTATCAACAGGGTTTGCTCTTTTTGTTTTGACGCTGGGAGTTGTCGGATATGCGATTTTTCGTTCTGCAAATCATCAAAAAGACCATTTTCGCAGAGTCCAGGGAAAAGAGCCGATTTGGGGGAAAATGCCGGAGTTTATCTCTTGTCAGTATACAGCAGCAGACGGTTCTCTTCACCACACGAAGCTCTTGCTTTCAGGTTGGTGGGGCAGGGCGCGCCATATGAACTATACCGGAGATTTGATGCTGTCGCTTGCCTATTGTTTGGCTTGCGGTTTTTCCCATCTTTTGCCCTATTTTTACTTTGTGTACATGACAATTCTATTGGTTAACCGCTGCTACCGTGATGAGCACCGTTGTGAAAATAAATATGGAGACGCTTGGAGAAAGTATTGCCGCCGCGTTCCTTACCGCTTAATTCCCGGCATTTATTGA
- a CDS encoding NAD-dependent epimerase/dehydratase family protein, protein MEKSLLITGAAGFIGFHLARAAKMRGDRVVGLDNFNSYYDPKLKEMRALLLKQEGIEVIHGDICDEALLEKTAKSHAVTHIAHLAAQAGVRYSLENPKAYVKSNIEGFLNVLEVCRRQNLKLVYASSSSVYGMNEKVPFSEIDRVDLQASLYGATKKSNELFAATYHHLFNISATGLRYFTVYGPWGRPDMAYYSFTQKILNGDPIKVFNHGKMLRDFTYIDDIVRGTLAAIDKECACEVFNLGNHRPTELRKFIEIIEKAVGKKAKMEFLPMQPGDVPATFADISHSQKSLGFEPKTSLETGIPLFVEWFNFFKKN, encoded by the coding sequence ATGGAAAAATCTCTTTTAATCACAGGAGCCGCAGGATTTATCGGGTTCCATCTGGCAAGAGCCGCAAAAATGCGCGGCGACCGTGTTGTTGGCCTGGATAACTTCAACTCCTACTACGATCCAAAGCTCAAAGAGATGCGGGCACTTCTGCTCAAGCAGGAAGGGATTGAAGTCATCCACGGAGACATTTGCGATGAGGCGCTTCTTGAAAAGACCGCGAAAAGCCATGCAGTGACTCACATCGCCCACCTTGCCGCTCAAGCCGGCGTGCGCTATTCATTAGAAAACCCCAAAGCATACGTCAAATCGAATATTGAAGGCTTCCTTAACGTTTTGGAAGTGTGCCGCCGCCAAAATCTCAAACTTGTTTACGCTTCCTCCTCGTCCGTCTATGGCATGAATGAGAAAGTTCCCTTCTCTGAGATCGACAGGGTCGATCTGCAGGCAAGTCTATACGGTGCAACCAAGAAGTCCAACGAACTGTTTGCCGCCACCTACCACCATCTTTTCAACATTTCTGCCACAGGCCTCCGTTATTTTACCGTCTATGGTCCTTGGGGCAGACCCGATATGGCCTATTATTCCTTTACGCAAAAAATCCTAAACGGAGATCCGATTAAGGTTTTCAACCATGGCAAGATGCTGCGAGACTTCACTTACATCGACGATATTGTCCGTGGCACTCTCGCTGCCATCGACAAAGAGTGCGCCTGCGAAGTGTTTAACCTTGGCAACCACAGGCCGACAGAACTTAGAAAATTTATTGAAATCATTGAAAAAGCCGTAGGGAAAAAAGCGAAAATGGAATTTCTTCCCATGCAGCCCGGTGATGTACCAGCCACTTTCGCCGATATCTCCCATAGCCAAAAAAGCCTGGGTTTTGAACCGAAAACTTCTCTTGAAACAGGCATTCCTCTATTTGTAGAATGGTTCAATTTCTTTAAGAAAAATTAA
- a CDS encoding protein-tyrosine phosphatase family protein, with translation MKSTFSILFDSDHIFHPWQKKKIDSRDEPTICRRILGIMLLALSIPFTLGIATGLYTYWAYRKVTQIKQQNLNDLQKKTEEQKDASIGSQKNTNEPLKISIDFDAIETETNTLTFQYTDKPSGRFSNIRCPEHTALQINGKAIHANWIQMPDGNTYLSAQAPVLEDFESFWQAAFENNCLIVDLTTSEDNLMTRSDFTIVYYHSDKGRESLEDCSVELTKTEQIKEHFTLYTYKVTIKGTGKEVQRLHFDSWKDFDGASIDTLNLLVDTIDEKMTDGKIPLVHCRAGVGRTGTLISVLTLRNLQKQEKITQGNVDETVKEVVLTGRKCRGPGFVQSEEQFNVIKASLTV, from the coding sequence ATGAAATCTACTTTTTCAATTTTATTTGATTCTGATCACATTTTCCACCCTTGGCAAAAGAAAAAAATAGACAGCCGCGATGAGCCGACAATATGTAGACGCATCCTTGGCATTATGCTGCTTGCCTTGAGCATTCCCTTTACATTAGGAATTGCGACAGGGCTTTACACCTACTGGGCCTATCGCAAAGTCACGCAGATCAAACAACAAAACCTCAATGATTTGCAAAAAAAGACGGAAGAACAAAAAGATGCCTCCATTGGATCTCAGAAAAATACAAACGAACCTTTGAAAATTTCTATAGATTTTGATGCAATAGAAACTGAAACAAATACACTTACATTCCAATATACCGATAAACCTTCAGGAAGATTCTCCAATATTCGATGTCCAGAACACACTGCATTGCAAATCAACGGCAAAGCCATCCACGCTAACTGGATTCAGATGCCTGACGGCAATACGTATCTATCAGCTCAAGCCCCCGTTCTTGAAGACTTTGAGAGTTTTTGGCAGGCCGCCTTTGAAAACAACTGTTTAATCGTCGATCTCACAACTTCTGAAGACAACCTCATGACCCGCTCAGATTTCACTATCGTCTATTACCACTCTGACAAAGGAAGAGAATCTCTTGAAGATTGCTCTGTGGAGCTCACAAAAACAGAACAGATCAAAGAGCATTTCACACTTTACACATACAAAGTGACAATTAAGGGAACGGGAAAGGAAGTTCAAAGGCTCCATTTCGATTCTTGGAAAGACTTCGACGGCGCCAGCATAGATACATTAAACCTGCTGGTCGACACCATTGATGAAAAGATGACGGACGGTAAAATCCCTTTAGTCCATTGCCGAGCAGGAGTTGGCCGCACAGGAACGCTTATCTCTGTCCTCACTCTCAGAAATCTGCAAAAGCAGGAGAAGATCACCCAGGGTAACGTCGATGAAACAGTCAAAGAAGTTGTGTTAACCGGACGGAAGTGCCGCGGACCCGGCTTTGTCCAAAGTGAAGAACAATTTAATGTCATTAAAGCTTCGTTGACAGTTTAA
- the rlmD gene encoding 23S rRNA (uracil(1939)-C(5))-methyltransferase RlmD has product MQSKIPKLYDLFLMKIVGDKFDISIRSLGTHGEGVGDLDGFTLFVDGALPGERVFVELTAVKKTYGVGKLLRILERSPDRVDPVCPLFGRCGGCQVMHLNYSSQLERKRQRVVDAFERIGKLMDVEVLPCVPSPLPLKYRNKVQAPIRQKKEGLSIGFYARNSHHLVDVDLCYIHCALGQRVYERSVALLKSSGISKEKLRHLIIKTAVKTEQALVVIVTGTDQKKSLARLAEEIQRQCPEVKGVIQNVNPHLHNVVLGKTFEVLSGQGWMEEEILDLRFYVSPASFFQVNPAQAEQLYRQVIDWAELKGGERVLDAYCGVGTLSLLLARKAGRVVGVECVPQAIADAERNASLNCLANVSFVCAEAEKWIQSAERMDLVVLNPPRKGCHPEMIKAIGKMRPTRLIYVSCDPATLARDLAMLQESGYKIDGACPFDMFPQTAHVETVVKLSTKL; this is encoded by the coding sequence TTGCAAAGCAAAATTCCGAAGTTGTATGATCTCTTCCTTATGAAAATCGTTGGCGATAAATTTGACATTTCAATTAGATCACTAGGAACTCATGGCGAGGGCGTTGGAGACCTCGACGGCTTTACCCTTTTTGTCGATGGTGCACTTCCCGGGGAAAGAGTTTTCGTTGAGCTGACTGCAGTGAAGAAAACTTACGGTGTCGGTAAACTTCTTCGCATCCTTGAACGGTCTCCCGATAGGGTTGATCCGGTCTGTCCTCTGTTTGGGCGCTGCGGCGGTTGCCAGGTGATGCATTTGAACTATTCGTCTCAACTAGAGAGGAAAAGGCAGAGGGTGGTCGATGCCTTTGAACGGATCGGCAAGTTAATGGATGTGGAGGTCCTCCCTTGCGTCCCTTCGCCTTTGCCTTTGAAATATCGCAATAAGGTGCAAGCGCCCATTCGTCAGAAAAAAGAGGGATTAAGCATTGGTTTTTATGCCCGCAACTCCCACCATTTAGTCGATGTCGACCTGTGCTACATTCATTGCGCATTAGGACAGCGTGTGTATGAGAGAAGCGTCGCTTTGCTCAAAAGTTCTGGCATTTCCAAAGAAAAGCTGCGCCATTTAATCATTAAAACAGCTGTGAAAACAGAGCAAGCTCTTGTTGTGATCGTCACCGGAACAGATCAAAAAAAATCTTTAGCTCGTTTGGCGGAAGAGATCCAGCGCCAATGTCCTGAGGTCAAGGGTGTGATCCAGAATGTGAATCCCCATTTGCATAATGTTGTCTTGGGAAAAACGTTTGAAGTGTTATCCGGACAAGGATGGATGGAAGAAGAGATTTTAGATCTCCGTTTTTATGTGTCTCCTGCTTCTTTTTTCCAAGTCAATCCGGCGCAAGCTGAGCAATTGTATCGTCAGGTGATCGATTGGGCAGAGCTTAAAGGAGGGGAGAGGGTTCTGGATGCTTATTGCGGAGTGGGAACGCTGTCTCTTTTGTTAGCGCGGAAAGCCGGCAGAGTCGTTGGTGTTGAATGTGTTCCGCAGGCGATTGCAGACGCGGAAAGAAACGCTAGTCTCAATTGCCTTGCTAATGTTTCGTTTGTCTGTGCCGAGGCAGAAAAATGGATTCAATCCGCAGAGAGAATGGACCTTGTTGTCTTAAATCCTCCTCGAAAAGGGTGCCATCCTGAGATGATCAAAGCGATAGGCAAGATGCGCCCGACTCGGTTGATCTATGTTTCCTGCGACCCTGCGACATTGGCGCGTGACCTTGCAATGCTTCAGGAATCGGGTTATAAAATCGATGGCGCTTGCCCTTTTGACATGTTTCCTCAAACGGCGCATGTAGAGACTGTCGTTAAACTGTCAACGAAGCTTTAA